The proteins below come from a single Thalassotalea ponticola genomic window:
- a CDS encoding ABC transporter permease has translation MWQVYIKELIELLRDKKTLFFIIALPLVIFPVIFGFMGFLGAKAAISHSEKQVRYVIVNADAAPDFAEVLFYHNDFEYIDLPLTDEASYRQAIQSDKVDMVIVVDDNFASRNATAQPSTWQLFYNGANIIAGSRLKFDDALQRYVERLQQQQWQQFGVDLNTFEVFKQPIDIEEYDTADDRESLGEKIGGFIPYLLIPLCLTGAMYPAIDLGAGEKERGTIETLLLTPTSRFSLVMGKFLCIFTTAIMTAVITLLSMLLWSFIVGNVMSVAEVENVLSAISITDFIMVLLLLMPICAIFAALLLAISIYASSYKEAQNYMGPLTILVIFPVIVGMTPGIVLNNTWALVPVANVALAMKELLKGTMDYALLVPIFLSTGVFAVASICFCVYWFNKESVLFR, from the coding sequence ATGTGGCAGGTATACATTAAAGAGCTGATCGAATTGTTACGCGATAAAAAAACGCTGTTTTTTATCATTGCGCTGCCATTGGTGATATTTCCCGTTATTTTTGGTTTTATGGGCTTTTTGGGGGCAAAGGCCGCCATTAGCCACAGCGAAAAACAGGTGCGTTATGTGATCGTTAATGCTGATGCTGCACCCGATTTTGCAGAAGTGTTATTTTATCACAATGACTTTGAGTATATCGATCTGCCATTAACGGATGAAGCCAGTTATCGACAAGCGATACAGAGTGACAAAGTTGATATGGTCATTGTCGTCGATGACAATTTCGCCAGCCGCAACGCCACAGCACAACCATCGACGTGGCAATTATTTTACAACGGCGCCAATATTATTGCAGGTAGTCGATTGAAGTTTGACGATGCACTGCAGCGCTACGTCGAGCGCCTACAGCAGCAACAGTGGCAACAATTTGGCGTTGATTTGAATACCTTTGAAGTGTTTAAACAACCCATTGATATCGAAGAATACGACACCGCCGACGATCGAGAAAGCTTGGGCGAGAAGATTGGCGGTTTTATCCCGTATTTGTTAATTCCGCTGTGTCTAACCGGTGCGATGTATCCGGCAATCGATTTAGGTGCTGGCGAAAAAGAACGCGGCACTATCGAAACTTTGTTACTCACGCCAACTTCGCGATTCTCGCTGGTGATGGGTAAGTTTTTGTGTATATTCACCACCGCCATTATGACCGCGGTGATTACCTTGTTATCGATGTTACTGTGGAGTTTTATCGTCGGTAACGTTATGAGTGTGGCGGAAGTTGAAAACGTATTATCTGCGATCAGCATCACTGATTTTATTATGGTACTGCTTCTACTGATGCCAATATGTGCCATTTTTGCTGCCTTATTGCTGGCTATTTCAATATACGCAAGCAGTTACAAAGAGGCGCAAAACTACATGGGGCCATTGACCATACTGGTGATTTTTCCGGTTATTGTCGGCATGACGCCCGGAATTGTACTAAATAATACTTGGGCTTTGGTGCCAGTTGCCAACGTAGCGTTGGCAATGAAGGAGTTACTCAAAGGTACTATGGACTACGCTTTGTTGGTGCCGATATTTTTGTCAACAGGTGTTTTTGCTGTAGCGTCGATTTGTTTTTGTGTGTACTGGTTTAACAAAGAGTCGGTGTTGTTTCGATAA
- a CDS encoding ATP-binding cassette domain-containing protein, producing the protein MISVENLSKQFASKGQSSSTGTQRDPRDKGNIFKALEDVSFHCQKGQVLGLLGPNGAGKTTALRILSTALKPTSGRVVVNDVDVLKDPLVAKQKIGFLSGKTGLYGRLTARENIEFFARLHGLSDKYLQGDATAIYEKLAITEYLDRRVEHLSTGMQQKVSIARAVIHQPEVLVLDEPTTGLDIMATQTILEFVQYMRDQGSAVIFSTHHLDEVSLLADRVSVIFQGRSCFDGPLAQFKAKASDGDLRNAFLNVLKESN; encoded by the coding sequence ATGATTTCAGTAGAAAATCTGAGTAAACAGTTTGCCAGTAAAGGCCAATCGTCATCGACGGGGACACAACGCGATCCACGGGATAAAGGCAATATATTCAAGGCACTAGAGGATGTCAGCTTTCATTGTCAAAAGGGACAAGTACTCGGTTTACTGGGCCCTAATGGCGCAGGTAAAACCACGGCGCTGCGAATTTTATCGACCGCGTTAAAGCCAACGAGTGGGCGGGTTGTTGTCAACGATGTTGATGTTCTCAAGGATCCGTTAGTGGCTAAGCAAAAGATCGGTTTTTTGTCAGGCAAGACCGGCTTATATGGTCGTCTCACCGCGCGTGAAAATATCGAATTCTTTGCCCGTTTACACGGCCTTAGCGATAAGTATTTGCAAGGCGATGCAACAGCCATTTATGAAAAGCTCGCGATTACAGAATATTTGGACAGGCGAGTCGAACATCTGTCTACGGGCATGCAACAAAAAGTATCAATCGCAAGAGCCGTCATTCATCAGCCCGAGGTGTTGGTGTTAGACGAACCGACTACAGGCCTTGATATCATGGCCACGCAAACCATTTTGGAGTTTGTGCAATATATGCGCGATCAAGGCAGTGCGGTTATTTTTTCGACACATCACTTGGACGAAGTATCGCTATTGGCCGATCGAGTGTCGGTGATTTTTCAAGGTCGTTCGTGTTTTGACGGGCCGTTAGCGCAATTTAAAGCAAAAGCCAGCGATGGCGATTTACGCAATGCGTTTCTCAATGTATTAAAGGAATCAAATTAA
- the pheS gene encoding phenylalanine--tRNA ligase subunit alpha encodes MNLDDIILQAEQAVQAATDPATLDQVRVEFLGKKGLLTEQLKGLGKLSAEERPQAGQAINVAKQKVQKLIFTRGEVLREEQIKAKLASEAIDVTLPGNTMESGGLHPVTKTIERIESFFGELGFAVAQGPEIEDDFHNFDALNIPAHHPARADHDTFYFNPKLVLRTQTSGVQIRTMEQQQPPLRIISPGRVYRNDYDQTHTPMFHQVEGLMVDKNVSFTHLKGILHDFLHNFFEEDLEIRFRPSYFPFTEPSAEVDVKGKNGKWLEVLGCGMVHPNVLRSVGIDPEEYTGFAFGMGVERLSMLRYGVTDLRSFFENDLRFLKQFK; translated from the coding sequence ATGAATTTAGACGATATCATTTTGCAGGCTGAGCAAGCTGTTCAGGCTGCCACCGATCCAGCAACACTGGATCAAGTCAGGGTAGAGTTCCTTGGCAAGAAAGGGTTATTGACCGAGCAGTTAAAAGGCCTTGGTAAATTGAGCGCTGAAGAGCGTCCGCAAGCGGGGCAGGCGATTAACGTCGCCAAGCAAAAAGTTCAAAAACTTATTTTTACTCGCGGTGAAGTGTTGCGCGAGGAGCAAATCAAAGCGAAGTTGGCCAGTGAAGCCATCGATGTGACCTTGCCGGGCAATACGATGGAATCTGGTGGTCTGCATCCGGTGACAAAAACCATTGAACGCATCGAGTCGTTTTTTGGTGAATTGGGTTTTGCTGTCGCTCAAGGGCCTGAGATCGAAGATGACTTTCATAACTTTGATGCCTTGAACATACCTGCTCATCATCCAGCGCGAGCTGATCATGATACGTTTTATTTCAATCCGAAATTAGTTCTGCGCACGCAAACATCGGGTGTGCAAATTCGCACCATGGAACAGCAGCAACCACCACTGCGGATAATATCTCCAGGTCGTGTCTATCGAAACGATTACGATCAAACTCATACGCCGATGTTCCACCAAGTAGAAGGTTTAATGGTCGATAAAAACGTTAGCTTTACTCACTTGAAAGGTATTTTACACGACTTCTTACACAACTTTTTTGAAGAAGATCTCGAAATTCGTTTTCGCCCGTCATACTTCCCGTTTACTGAACCATCGGCTGAAGTTGACGTGAAGGGCAAAAACGGCAAGTGGCTCGAGGTGCTAGGTTGCGGTATGGTTCATCCTAATGTATTGCGCAGTGTAGGCATTGATCCTGAAGAATACACCGGCTTTGCATTCGGTATGGGGGTTGAGCGATTGAGTATGTTGCGTTATGGCGTAACCGATTTGCGTTCGTTTTTTGAGAACGATCTTAGATTTTTAAAACAGTTCAAATAG